A genomic window from Microbacterium sp. H1-D42 includes:
- a CDS encoding HIT domain-containing protein, with protein sequence MTEPSIFTRILNGEIPGDFVARTERVFAIRDINPQADLHVLVIPVTEQYGDVTELAAGDPGLMAEMVAVAKQIADEHANGEYRLIFNNGATAGQSVFHVHAHVLGNIEEGKLVGF encoded by the coding sequence ATGACCGAACCCTCGATCTTCACGCGCATTCTGAACGGGGAGATCCCCGGCGACTTCGTCGCCCGCACCGAACGGGTCTTCGCGATCCGCGACATCAATCCACAGGCCGACCTGCACGTGCTCGTCATCCCTGTGACGGAGCAGTACGGTGACGTCACCGAGCTCGCCGCCGGCGACCCCGGACTCATGGCCGAGATGGTCGCTGTCGCTAAGCAGATCGCCGATGAGCACGCGAATGGCGAGTACCGACTGATCTTCAACAACGGCGCAACCGCAGGGCAGTCGGTCTTCCACGTGCACGCACACGTGCTCGGCAACATCGAGGAGGGCAAGCTCGTTGGCTTCTGA
- a CDS encoding 16S rRNA (uracil(1498)-N(3))-methyltransferase → MALHFIVPTCSDVGEGELLTLTGAEAKHASVVRRVRVGESVTIGDGSGVWLEGAVEDVSAAQVTVRVTARAMQEQPQSRIVLAQALAKGDRDELAVQAACELGADEIIPWQAARSVSRWEGPKAAKGRERWATIVREAAKQAHRAWVPAVAEVNSTAQLAARAGTHRMLVLDPSAQTPLTSIRPDDRDILLVVGPEGGVSPEELSRFTDAGAELVRLGDTVLRTSTAGPAAIAVLSAALGRW, encoded by the coding sequence ATGGCCCTGCACTTCATCGTCCCCACCTGCTCCGACGTCGGTGAGGGCGAGCTGCTCACTCTCACCGGAGCCGAGGCAAAGCACGCCTCCGTCGTGCGGCGCGTTCGCGTCGGCGAGTCGGTGACGATCGGCGACGGTTCCGGCGTGTGGCTGGAGGGGGCGGTCGAAGACGTATCGGCTGCGCAGGTCACGGTGCGGGTCACCGCCCGCGCCATGCAGGAGCAGCCGCAGTCGCGGATCGTCCTCGCCCAGGCCCTCGCGAAGGGTGATCGCGACGAGCTGGCCGTGCAGGCCGCGTGTGAGCTTGGTGCCGACGAGATCATCCCGTGGCAGGCCGCCCGCAGCGTCTCGCGCTGGGAGGGGCCCAAGGCGGCGAAGGGGCGCGAGCGCTGGGCGACCATCGTGCGCGAGGCCGCCAAGCAGGCGCACCGCGCCTGGGTGCCAGCTGTGGCAGAGGTGAACAGCACCGCGCAGCTCGCCGCGCGAGCGGGCACGCATCGGATGCTGGTGCTCGATCCGAGCGCACAGACTCCGCTGACGAGCATCCGACCCGACGACCGCGACATTCTGCTCGTGGTCGGTCCAGAGGGCGGCGTGAGCCCAGAGGAGCTGTCGCGGTTCACCGATGCCGGCGCCGAGCTCGTCCGCCTCGGCGACACGGTGCTGCGCACCTCGACGGCTGGGCCTGCGGCGATCGCCGTGCTCTCGGCGGCACTCGGGCGCTGGTGA
- the hrcA gene encoding heat-inducible transcriptional repressor HrcA, producing the protein MVTERGLEVLRAIVQDYVETHEPVGSKSIVDRHSFGVSAATIRNDMALLEDEDLIVAPHTSSGRVPTDKGYRVFVNHLAQLRPLSTGQRSAIESFLGAPSDLDDLMARTVRVLTQLTGQVALAQYPSFARASITHVELVALAPNRMLVVLVTDAGGVSQRIAPLPIDLDETDLAVLRAQLLSLISGRAVGEATERMLSLAEPEAGSPAARLHPALHALAAVISEELAEFRQERLVMAGAATLARREQDFRGSIHPLLEAIEEQVTLLRLMSEMVTDEHGLATSIGTENASFGLGEASIVASNYAAPGGTARVGVMGPTRMDYSSNLAAARAVARYLSRMLEEDDAAR; encoded by the coding sequence ATGGTCACAGAGCGTGGACTTGAGGTTCTCCGCGCGATCGTGCAGGACTACGTCGAGACGCACGAGCCCGTCGGAAGCAAGTCGATCGTCGATCGCCACTCGTTCGGCGTGTCGGCCGCGACCATCCGCAACGACATGGCGCTGCTCGAGGATGAAGACCTCATCGTCGCCCCACACACCTCGTCCGGACGTGTGCCCACAGACAAGGGCTACCGCGTCTTCGTGAACCATCTTGCGCAGCTGCGGCCGCTCTCCACAGGACAGCGCAGTGCGATCGAGTCGTTCCTCGGCGCGCCGAGCGACCTCGACGACCTGATGGCCCGCACGGTGCGCGTGCTCACTCAGCTGACCGGTCAGGTGGCACTCGCGCAGTACCCGTCATTCGCGCGGGCGAGCATCACGCACGTCGAGCTGGTCGCGCTCGCGCCGAATCGGATGCTGGTGGTGCTGGTCACCGATGCCGGCGGCGTCTCGCAGCGCATCGCGCCGCTGCCGATCGACCTCGACGAGACGGATCTCGCGGTACTCCGCGCCCAGCTGCTCTCGCTGATCTCCGGCCGGGCCGTGGGTGAGGCGACGGAGCGGATGCTGTCGCTCGCCGAACCGGAGGCAGGATCGCCGGCTGCCAGACTGCACCCGGCCCTGCACGCCCTGGCCGCGGTGATCTCCGAGGAACTCGCCGAGTTCCGGCAGGAGCGCCTGGTGATGGCCGGAGCTGCCACGCTCGCGCGTCGCGAGCAGGACTTCCGCGGCAGCATCCATCCCCTCCTCGAGGCGATCGAGGAGCAGGTGACCCTGCTGCGCCTGATGAGCGAGATGGTGACCGACGAGCACGGCCTCGCCACCAGCATCGGCACAGAGAACGCATCGTTCGGTCTCGGTGAGGCCTCGATCGTGGCCAGCAACTACGCCGCCCCCGGCGGCACCGCACGCGTCGGGGTCATGGGCCCCACGCGCATGGACTACTCGAGCAATCTCGCTGCAGCGCGGGCCGTGGCCCGCTATCTGTCGCGCATGCTCGAAGAGGACGACGCCGCCCGCTGA
- a CDS encoding PhoH family protein, with protein MVQLLGPQDRLLRMLEKQHPTVQVMVRGNEIMLGGTRDDVTAAKRLVDELIEMTRSGHDLAPSDVEHSARILRREDGPRPSEVLGEAILSTRGRVIRPKTLGQKEYVDAIERNTIVFGIGPAGTGKTYLAMAKAVQALQRKEVERIILTRPAVEAGERLGFLPGSLNDKIDPYLRPLYDALNEMMDPEIVPRLMTTGTIEVAPLAYMRGRTLNNSFVVLDEAQNTTPEQMKMFLTRLGFGTKMVVTGDITQVDLPTGASGLRLVTRVLKDIDDIHFTRLTSDDVVRHSLVGRIVDAYSEYDEQRTAARHEREQAHQFANRADRRGGAPRDRQPRRGHSS; from the coding sequence ATGGTGCAGCTGCTCGGCCCGCAGGACCGTCTGCTGCGCATGCTCGAGAAGCAGCATCCGACGGTGCAGGTGATGGTGCGGGGCAACGAGATCATGCTCGGCGGCACGCGCGACGACGTCACCGCCGCCAAGCGGCTCGTCGACGAGCTCATCGAGATGACCCGCTCCGGCCACGATCTCGCTCCTAGCGATGTGGAGCACTCCGCGCGCATCCTTCGCCGTGAGGACGGACCGCGCCCGAGCGAAGTGCTCGGCGAGGCGATCCTCTCCACTCGCGGCAGGGTGATCCGTCCGAAGACGCTGGGACAGAAGGAGTACGTCGACGCGATCGAGCGGAACACGATCGTCTTCGGCATCGGGCCCGCCGGCACCGGCAAGACGTACCTGGCGATGGCCAAGGCCGTGCAGGCATTGCAGCGCAAGGAGGTCGAGCGGATCATCCTCACCCGCCCTGCCGTCGAGGCGGGGGAGCGGCTGGGGTTCCTGCCCGGCTCGCTCAACGACAAGATCGACCCGTACCTCCGTCCGCTGTACGACGCGCTCAACGAGATGATGGACCCCGAGATCGTGCCGCGGCTGATGACCACCGGTACGATCGAGGTCGCCCCGCTCGCCTACATGCGCGGGAGGACGCTGAACAACTCGTTCGTCGTGCTCGATGAGGCGCAGAACACCACGCCAGAGCAGATGAAGATGTTCCTGACCAGGCTCGGGTTCGGCACCAAGATGGTCGTCACCGGTGACATCACCCAGGTCGACCTGCCCACCGGGGCATCCGGTCTTCGTCTGGTGACCAGGGTGCTGAAGGATATCGACGACATCCACTTCACCCGTCTCACGAGCGACGACGTCGTGCGGCACTCGCTGGTCGGGCGCATCGTCGACGCGTACAGCGAGTATGACGAGCAGCGCACCGCAGCCCGTCACGAGCGCGAGCAGGCGCACCAGTTCGCGAATCGCGCCGACCGCCGCGGTGGCGCACCGC
- the dnaJ gene encoding molecular chaperone DnaJ, which yields MADHYEVLGVSRDASQDEIKKAYRKLARQLHPDVNPGEDASERFKLVTHAYDVLSDEDSRRRYDMGGDANGNGGFGGFGGFGDIFETFFGAAGGGRGARPRSRRERGQDALVRIDLDLGDVIFGVHRDIEVDTAVLCETCEGSCCQPGTSPVTCDVCGGTGHVQRQVRSLLGNVVTTQPCGSCEGFGTTIPYPCATCAGQGRVRSRRTVALDIPAGVETGLRLQLPGSGEVGRAGGPNGDLYVEVAVAQHPVFSREGDDLLATLEVSMSDAILGTTTTIDGLDGPVDLEVRAGLQSGDVLTIGGRGITPLRGSQRGDLRVGVQVLTPTRLDTAQRRLIEDFAKKTKAPAPKLAQFQQGLFSKLRDRFRSH from the coding sequence GTGGCGGACCATTACGAAGTTCTCGGGGTGTCCCGAGACGCGTCCCAGGACGAGATCAAGAAGGCCTACCGCAAGCTGGCGCGCCAGCTGCATCCGGATGTGAATCCGGGGGAGGACGCCTCCGAGCGGTTCAAGCTCGTCACGCACGCCTATGACGTGCTCAGCGACGAGGATTCCCGCCGGCGCTACGACATGGGCGGCGACGCGAACGGCAACGGCGGCTTCGGAGGCTTCGGCGGTTTCGGCGACATCTTCGAGACCTTCTTCGGCGCGGCCGGCGGCGGACGGGGCGCACGACCGCGTTCGCGGCGCGAGCGCGGCCAGGATGCCCTGGTGCGCATCGACCTCGATCTCGGCGACGTGATCTTCGGCGTGCACCGTGACATCGAGGTCGACACGGCCGTGCTGTGCGAGACCTGCGAGGGCAGCTGCTGCCAGCCAGGCACGTCGCCCGTCACCTGCGACGTCTGCGGCGGCACCGGCCACGTGCAGCGACAGGTGCGCAGCCTGCTCGGCAACGTGGTGACGACCCAGCCGTGCGGCAGCTGCGAGGGCTTCGGCACGACCATCCCGTACCCGTGCGCTACGTGCGCCGGTCAGGGGCGGGTGCGCTCGCGTCGCACTGTCGCGCTCGACATTCCGGCCGGCGTCGAGACCGGGCTGCGCCTGCAGCTGCCCGGCTCCGGTGAGGTCGGCCGGGCCGGTGGCCCGAACGGCGACCTGTACGTCGAGGTGGCGGTGGCGCAGCATCCGGTGTTCAGCCGCGAAGGCGACGATCTGCTCGCCACCCTCGAGGTCTCGATGTCGGATGCCATCCTCGGCACCACGACGACGATCGACGGACTCGACGGCCCAGTCGATCTCGAGGTGCGCGCCGGACTGCAGTCCGGCGATGTGCTGACCATCGGCGGGCGCGGGATCACGCCGCTGCGGGGCAGCCAGCGCGGCGACCTGCGGGTGGGCGTGCAGGTGCTGACCCCGACCAGGCTCGATACGGCTCAGCGCCGTCTCATCGAGGACTTCGCCAAGAAGACCAAGGCGCCGGCTCCGAAGCTCGCGCAGTTCCAGCAGGGGCTGTTCTCGAAGCTGCGCGACCGATTCCGCAGCCACTGA